A single window of Oerskovia paurometabola DNA harbors:
- a CDS encoding peptidase C14 codes for MTNLLPSGQTPGEPATTPISPRQAPTVEAPSRRNLLRVAGIGGLVAAGALMGTHPAAAATPTAAAPSGVLPLKKDEPDDEVLVAASVAQLVGWRAKKIDDGTVVQLLGHATPGDGAARLVRYDAKSEAAANGGTVLAPKDAPGKGRWHTLHTGTADFRWFGLFGTDTPADDALDALVNDPTVSRIKAHSDLNFVRRHRFTRSHLELDFGGHTMTTEGIEKAGQDDPFAAVLFFRGTVTDDVRTHKLTAVMPELRDDFEVADSSQFAVGEWYALEVNALAGKWERELQLQVQVTQIVDATHVRVNYLNGWELAAGRTLTWTKVEPVQQVHVRNLSFVGVAGGDQYTGSHPLAFEYAVSCDVENVHGVATFWPLVMRRWSTYFTTTRCSLANPASITWGGAGYLTQQIYCLYGHVSDCHTSNCRHLNDWTASAYGLVENCHGDGDDQGPFVTHGQYEHDLTYVGNSGLMTFANSGAAWGSSAKRITVSKHVCSWFVARVKVTDLTLEDVQVIRKEGLAGSGMLWVNADGVQLRGCQADDTLIVSQASSRSKRPNVIEGSRFNVLPGTPITQANVTNPVHLVRTTLNGLEGASFAGSGPVVLDQCTLEAAEGKGTVTASGGLTIRGGVVRNVAVVAAGTAEQTVRVGDGARLEGSPAGGTFLSRAKADKPVTWNLDGARSVAASGDTGHVKLDTGINRWSAVGSTFTGGRLQLADGAFGAGSYLLHTGNVESGVQRVAIPADGPTVSTAGTLIL; via the coding sequence ATGACGAACCTCCTCCCGTCCGGACAGACCCCCGGCGAACCGGCGACGACGCCGATCTCGCCACGCCAGGCCCCCACGGTCGAGGCCCCCTCGCGCCGCAACCTGCTGCGCGTCGCCGGGATCGGCGGCCTCGTGGCCGCTGGCGCCCTGATGGGCACGCACCCGGCCGCAGCCGCCACGCCGACCGCCGCGGCGCCGTCGGGCGTGCTGCCCCTGAAGAAGGACGAGCCCGACGACGAGGTCCTGGTCGCGGCGTCCGTCGCCCAGCTCGTGGGCTGGCGCGCGAAGAAGATCGACGACGGGACGGTCGTCCAGCTCCTCGGCCACGCCACGCCGGGCGACGGCGCCGCACGCCTGGTCCGCTACGACGCGAAGAGCGAGGCGGCGGCCAACGGCGGCACCGTGCTGGCCCCGAAGGACGCTCCGGGCAAGGGGCGGTGGCACACGCTCCACACCGGCACGGCCGACTTCCGCTGGTTCGGGCTGTTCGGGACGGACACCCCGGCCGACGACGCGCTCGACGCGCTCGTGAACGACCCGACCGTGAGCCGCATCAAGGCGCACTCCGACCTCAACTTCGTGCGCCGCCACCGGTTCACGCGCTCGCACCTCGAGCTCGACTTCGGCGGGCACACCATGACGACCGAGGGCATCGAGAAGGCCGGGCAGGACGACCCGTTCGCGGCCGTCCTGTTCTTCCGCGGCACCGTGACCGACGACGTCCGCACCCACAAGCTCACGGCCGTCATGCCCGAGCTGCGCGACGACTTCGAGGTCGCCGACTCCTCGCAGTTCGCCGTGGGCGAGTGGTACGCGCTCGAGGTCAACGCCCTCGCGGGCAAGTGGGAGCGCGAGCTGCAGCTCCAGGTCCAGGTCACGCAGATCGTCGACGCGACGCACGTGCGCGTCAACTACCTCAACGGCTGGGAGCTCGCCGCGGGGCGCACGCTCACGTGGACCAAGGTCGAGCCCGTGCAGCAGGTGCACGTGCGCAACCTGTCGTTCGTGGGCGTCGCGGGCGGCGACCAGTACACGGGGTCGCACCCGCTCGCGTTCGAGTACGCGGTGAGCTGCGACGTCGAGAACGTGCACGGGGTCGCGACGTTCTGGCCCCTGGTGATGCGCCGCTGGTCGACGTACTTCACGACGACGCGCTGCTCGCTCGCCAACCCGGCCTCGATCACGTGGGGCGGCGCGGGCTACCTCACGCAGCAGATCTACTGCCTGTACGGGCACGTGTCCGACTGCCACACCTCGAACTGCCGCCACCTCAACGACTGGACGGCCTCGGCGTACGGCCTCGTGGAGAACTGCCACGGCGACGGCGACGACCAGGGCCCGTTCGTCACGCACGGCCAGTACGAGCACGACCTGACGTACGTCGGGAACTCGGGGCTCATGACGTTCGCCAACTCGGGCGCGGCGTGGGGCTCGTCGGCCAAGCGCATCACGGTCAGCAAGCACGTGTGCTCGTGGTTCGTCGCGCGCGTCAAGGTCACCGACCTGACGCTCGAGGACGTCCAGGTCATCCGCAAGGAGGGCCTCGCGGGCTCGGGCATGCTGTGGGTCAACGCCGACGGCGTCCAGCTGCGCGGCTGCCAGGCCGACGACACCCTGATCGTGTCGCAGGCGTCGAGCCGCTCGAAGCGCCCCAACGTCATCGAGGGCTCCCGCTTCAACGTCCTGCCGGGGACGCCGATCACGCAGGCCAACGTGACCAACCCCGTGCACCTGGTCCGCACGACCTTGAACGGGCTGGAGGGTGCGTCGTTCGCGGGCTCGGGCCCGGTGGTCCTGGACCAGTGCACGCTCGAGGCGGCCGAGGGCAAGGGCACCGTGACGGCGTCGGGAGGCCTGACGATCCGTGGCGGCGTGGTGCGCAACGTCGCGGTCGTCGCGGCGGGCACCGCGGAGCAGACCGTGCGTGTCGGCGACGGGGCGCGGCTCGAGGGCTCGCCCGCGGGTGGCACGTTCCTGAGCCGGGCGAAGGCTGACAAGCCGGTCACCTGGAACCTGGACGGTGCACGATCGGTGGCCGCGTCGGGCGACACTGGTCACGTGAAGCTAGACACAGGTATCAATCGCTGGTCGGCCGTGGGGTCCACCTTCACGGGTGGCCGCCTCCAGCTCGCCGACGGCGCGTTCGGCGCGGGCTCCTACCTCCTGCACACCGGCAACGTCGAGTCCGGCGTGCAGCGCGTCGCGATCCCGGCCGACGGCCCGACGGTCTCGACGGCAGGCACGCTCATCCTCTGA
- a CDS encoding peptidase C14, with protein MKTPLTARDSAAAPDLSPDPAAPADPSRRSLLRVAGMGALTATAFALSTGLAPSALAAPLGLSKDEPDDELTVASSVAQLVGWHAKKIDDGTVVQLLGHATPGDGAARLVRYDATSEAAANGGTVLAPLGAAGRGRWHTLHTGTADFRWFGIFGADAPAGSADDALDALVNDPTVSRVEGHTDLNFVRRHTYARSHLELDFGGRTITTEGIERNAHDNPFGAVLFFQGTVTDVAQQRTLAQTLPDQRDVFEVADSSAFAVGDWWTVQVDPRPGGGRDERELQRLVQVTEVVDAAHVRVDYRNGWELAPGRVLEWRKVVPVEQVHVRNMTFVGAGPYDGPLDGELPDDREYTGSHPVAYEFAVRCDVSDVHGSRTWWPVIMRRWNTFFATERCSVANPPTVFYGGAGYLTQQIYCLYGRIADCRSHNARHLNDLTASAYCLVENCHGDGDDQGGNPFTTHGQYEHDLVFQGNSGLMDIANSGAQWGISAKRITVKGHVASWFTVSTKITDLTLEDVHVVARSTFDQQGSLTVNADGVQMRGCTASFFAVAQRSNLSKRPNVIEDCHFSLPVASVLHQTPVANPVHFVRTSFTGFDGTILRGAGPVTFTDCTFVGSTDEASPAAPALVGSADVTISGGTLTGTGIHLSGVRDQRLTVRGATVSGTTTAGALVSRAPGPGTVQVDLRGATLAASGTTAHVALAGTDALTAVGTRLRGGRYDLAPTTRVLQSGCVEQGVDRTGFPEGDHVLVTDSLAL; from the coding sequence GTGAAGACCCCCCTGACTGCCCGCGACAGCGCGGCAGCCCCCGACCTCTCCCCCGACCCCGCAGCCCCCGCCGACCCCTCGCGCCGCAGCCTGCTGCGCGTCGCGGGCATGGGCGCGCTGACCGCGACCGCATTCGCTCTGTCCACGGGCCTCGCCCCGTCGGCACTCGCCGCACCGCTGGGCCTGAGCAAGGACGAGCCCGACGACGAGCTCACCGTCGCGTCGTCCGTCGCCCAGCTCGTGGGCTGGCACGCGAAGAAGATTGACGACGGGACCGTCGTCCAGCTCCTCGGCCATGCGACCCCCGGCGACGGCGCCGCACGCCTGGTCCGCTACGACGCCACGAGCGAGGCGGCGGCTAACGGCGGCACCGTGCTGGCACCCCTCGGCGCGGCCGGCCGCGGCCGGTGGCACACGCTCCACACCGGCACGGCCGACTTCCGCTGGTTCGGGATCTTCGGCGCAGACGCCCCCGCGGGCAGCGCCGACGACGCGCTCGACGCGCTCGTGAACGACCCGACCGTGAGCCGCGTCGAGGGGCACACGGACCTCAACTTCGTGCGCCGCCACACCTACGCACGCTCGCACCTCGAGCTCGACTTCGGCGGCCGGACGATCACGACCGAGGGCATCGAGCGCAACGCGCACGACAACCCGTTCGGCGCCGTGCTGTTCTTCCAAGGGACCGTGACCGACGTGGCCCAGCAGCGCACGCTCGCCCAGACCCTGCCCGACCAGCGCGACGTGTTCGAGGTCGCGGACTCGTCCGCGTTCGCGGTCGGCGACTGGTGGACCGTGCAGGTCGACCCTCGGCCGGGCGGCGGGCGCGACGAGCGCGAGCTCCAGCGCCTCGTGCAGGTCACCGAGGTCGTCGATGCGGCGCACGTGCGCGTCGACTACCGCAACGGCTGGGAGCTCGCCCCGGGCCGCGTGCTCGAGTGGCGCAAGGTCGTGCCCGTCGAGCAGGTGCACGTGCGGAACATGACGTTCGTCGGGGCCGGCCCCTACGACGGCCCGCTCGACGGCGAGCTGCCCGACGACCGCGAGTACACCGGCTCGCACCCGGTCGCGTACGAGTTCGCGGTGCGCTGCGACGTGTCGGACGTGCACGGCTCCAGGACGTGGTGGCCCGTCATCATGCGCCGCTGGAACACGTTCTTCGCGACCGAGCGCTGCTCGGTCGCGAACCCGCCGACGGTCTTCTACGGCGGCGCGGGCTACCTCACGCAGCAGATCTACTGCCTGTACGGGCGGATCGCGGACTGCCGCTCGCACAACGCCCGCCACCTCAACGACCTCACGGCCTCGGCCTACTGCCTCGTCGAGAACTGCCACGGCGACGGCGACGACCAGGGCGGCAACCCCTTCACGACGCACGGCCAGTACGAGCACGACCTCGTGTTCCAGGGCAACAGCGGCCTCATGGACATCGCCAACTCGGGGGCGCAGTGGGGCATCAGCGCCAAGCGCATCACGGTCAAGGGGCACGTGGCCTCGTGGTTCACGGTGAGCACCAAGATCACGGACCTGACGCTGGAGGACGTGCACGTGGTCGCGCGCTCGACGTTCGACCAGCAGGGCAGCCTCACGGTCAACGCCGACGGCGTGCAGATGCGCGGGTGCACCGCGTCGTTCTTCGCGGTCGCGCAGCGCTCGAACCTCTCGAAGCGGCCCAACGTCATCGAGGACTGCCACTTCTCGCTGCCGGTCGCCAGCGTGCTGCACCAGACCCCGGTCGCCAACCCGGTCCACTTCGTCCGGACGAGCTTCACCGGGTTCGACGGCACGATCCTGCGCGGCGCGGGCCCGGTCACGTTCACCGACTGCACGTTCGTGGGCTCGACCGACGAGGCCTCCCCCGCGGCCCCCGCGCTCGTCGGGTCGGCCGACGTCACGATCAGCGGCGGGACCCTCACCGGCACGGGCATCCATCTCAGCGGGGTCCGCGACCAGCGGCTCACGGTCCGTGGGGCGACGGTCTCCGGCACGACGACGGCGGGCGCCCTGGTCTCGCGGGCACCTGGCCCCGGGACGGTCCAGGTGGACCTGCGGGGCGCGACGCTCGCCGCGAGCGGGACCACTGCCCACGTCGCCCTCGCGGGCACCGACGCGCTGACCGCGGTCGGCACGCGCCTGCGCGGCGGTCGCTACGACCTGGCACCGACCACGCGCGTGCTCCAGTCCGGCTGCGTCGAGCAGGGCGTCGACCGCACCGGCTTCCCCGAGGGCGACCACGTCCTCGTCACCGACTCGCTCGCGCTGTGA
- a CDS encoding GNAT family N-acetyltransferase, which produces MEFRTATPADVPSLYALWAAAFDAPLMVPVYETDDGRLDRTVVAVLPGPTPAADRVVASVCWTPRTLVGLPGPDGAATTLAVGGVSNVASAPDVRGRGLVRLALAEAVARMDAAGMDASLLFTGTPGVYRPSGWEVFEVPVTRGPLRPDGAARPERPGSAGVVARHERPLRTGSPVRTTFPAWGADLPWRDLAALHDAFHDAPLTTRRTAEHWQRRIPLWYSSAELLTARRPDGSIVGYLVVEVEGEVLRVRELAVGHGEARSPEDRDALDVLALAARSLAHERGVARAEVRLPHIPATAVLTDALLTPGGRETVSDATGMLRPVRRSTAESDALRAAAGGPAAGFHWPGDYL; this is translated from the coding sequence ATGGAATTCCGCACCGCGACGCCCGCCGACGTCCCGTCGCTGTACGCGCTGTGGGCCGCCGCGTTCGACGCGCCGCTCATGGTCCCCGTCTACGAGACCGACGACGGCCGGCTCGACCGCACGGTCGTCGCGGTCCTTCCCGGCCCCACCCCCGCCGCGGACCGCGTCGTCGCCTCGGTCTGCTGGACCCCGCGCACGCTCGTGGGCCTCCCCGGCCCCGACGGGGCAGCCACCACGCTGGCCGTGGGTGGCGTCTCGAACGTCGCCTCGGCGCCCGACGTGCGCGGCCGCGGCCTGGTCCGCCTCGCGCTCGCCGAGGCGGTCGCACGCATGGACGCTGCGGGCATGGACGCCTCGCTCCTGTTCACGGGCACGCCGGGCGTCTACCGACCGAGCGGCTGGGAGGTCTTCGAGGTCCCCGTCACCCGTGGCCCCCTCCGGCCCGACGGCGCCGCTCGCCCCGAGCGGCCCGGCTCGGCCGGGGTCGTCGCTCGCCACGAGCGGCCGCTGCGCACGGGGTCCCCCGTCCGCACGACGTTCCCCGCCTGGGGCGCCGACCTCCCGTGGCGGGACCTCGCGGCCCTGCACGACGCGTTCCACGACGCCCCCCTGACCACGCGCCGCACGGCCGAGCACTGGCAGCGCCGGATCCCCCTCTGGTACTCGTCGGCCGAGCTCCTCACGGCGCGACGCCCCGACGGGTCGATCGTGGGCTACCTGGTCGTGGAGGTCGAGGGCGAGGTGCTGCGCGTGCGGGAGCTCGCCGTCGGGCACGGTGAGGCGCGGTCCCCCGAGGATCGCGACGCTCTCGACGTGCTCGCGCTCGCTGCACGTTCGCTGGCCCACGAGCGCGGGGTGGCCCGCGCCGAGGTGCGCCTGCCGCACATCCCGGCCACGGCGGTGCTCACCGACGCGCTGCTGACGCCGGGCGGACGCGAGACGGTGTCCGACGCGACCGGGATGCTGCGCCCGGTCCGGCGCTCGACGGCGGAGAGCGACGCCCTGCGCGCCGCGGCGGGCGGCCCCGCGGCAGGCTTCCACTGGCCCGGCGACTACCTGTGA